The Ficedula albicollis isolate OC2 chromosome 5, FicAlb1.5, whole genome shotgun sequence genome includes the window gggggggggggggggggggggggggggggggggggggggggggggggggggggggggggggggggggggggggggggggggggggggggggggggggggggggggggggggggggggggggggggggggggggggggggggggggggggggggggggggggggggggggggggggggggggggggggggggggggggggggggggggggggggggggggggggggggggggggggggggggggggggggggggggggggggggggggggggggggggggggggggggggggggggggggggggggggggggggggggggggggggccgccggaGCAGCTCGGTAGGTGCGATCGCCGCGCCGGGATGGGCGCGATGGGGCGGGAGCCGGGGCTGCGCCAAAACGGGGTGCAAAAAGGGGGATTGCAGGCGGTGATGGTCCCGCAGACCTCCGGGGGGACGCGGTGGAGCAGGCGGACTTGGTCCATTTATCGCCGCCTGCGTCCCCCCGGCCGTGGGGGTGtcgggcacagccctgggcttgAGTCCAGCCGGCGTGAATTCCACTCACAGCCCCCCCCATCGTCcgctccctccatccctttgAGCCTCCGTGGATTAATTTGCTTGCCTTAATCCGTGCGTGTGGCCCCAGGGAGTGATTCTGCAAAGAGGTTTGAGGATGGGCTTAGGGCTGCGTTTCAAATACAGCATTAGTGGACCACCTACCGCTCTCCTAACTTGTTTCTTTGAGCTTCTcctaactttttaaattttctcttgaAAGGAACCTCTTTTTGACTTTTAAGTGTAACAGACTTGTGCTTGAGTAGGTGGTTCTTACCAGACTTGCACATTAAAGCGCTCATAGTGCAAAGGGAGGAGTTGGCACGTGGAAAGTGCCCTGCGCACTATGGCCACTCCTCAGGAGGCTACGGCACATCAAGACTGAGTAGCTTGGTTGATTTTTCCTAAATATGGGCGGTGCTGGCTTCCTgtccctcccctcagccccaaAATTTACAGTCCTTgcttgctgctctgcttggcttCTCATGCCCTGTGCGAGTTGCTGCCTGTTCAGCTAGGGAGTCGTGTGCTGTCTGTACTTGCGTCCgtctgtgcagctgctcctgccctgggctcttcaggctgctcccagtgcagcaccGTTTCCTGGGAAAGCGTGGTGGTGCCTTCCACACTGAGACCGGGATGAAGGCACAATCCTCTGGCATCACTCTGCCATTTCAGCTCTTGGCTGCCAGAACCCAGCTCAccaggctgctgtgcagctggcaGCTAAAACACGAGCGTGGGAGAGATGGTAATGCCAGACTCCAGCCATCTTAATTCAAAACTGTGCAGTGTCACTTCAAAACAAATTCGTGAAGCTGACATGGAGGCTCATGCTGTGCTTAAAAAGGGCTTGCCTAAGTGTTGCACAACTTCAGCTGTGGAAAGGCTTCAGGGCACAGAATACCAGTTTTTCAGGGTGAGAGAACAGattgccaggctgtgctgtgcttagAAGTACTAAAATGGCTTCCTGTACCGAGATGTAGTATGGATGGTCATTTAGAAcattctcctgctgctggagtccAACAGCTATATAACATAATCAATGGCTCTCAGGCTGTATTTGAGGCAAAGCTAGGGTGGGCTTGAACAAAGAATTGTCATCAATAATTCAGTTTTGCCATCATTTTGTGGCATACAGATAGTATTGCCAGATGTTTTATTCGTGTGCTTTGTATCCATTTTCTTATCATCCTGAAATAAAGTCTGTCTTGCTGGATACAAATATTCTGGTGTCAGTAAAAGCTCCAAAGCCTGGAGAAATAATCTGTTGCTTTCCTTTCAGCCGTTCACCATGTCTCTCAAGGATCAGCTCATCCACACTCTCCACAAACAGGAGAGTCATGCCGAAAATAAGATTAGCGTGGTTGGCGTGGGTGCAGTTGGAATGGCCTGTGCCATCAGCATCCTCATGAAAGTAAGTGTCAAGCTggggaggaagcagcagaagaacCTGAGACCTAAAAGAGGTGCAAAAAAAGAGTCACCCTTATTAGATTAACTTCTGGTTATACAATCCTTTTTTGGGCCTGAAGTGAAGCATCAGTCTTCAAGCTATTGACAGAGAACAAATAGCTGCAGTTCTTGTAAATGAAGTTTGCATTTGCCTCAGAATCAGACAGAATGTCCTTTATGCATCATTTTAAGAGCTGCATTTACCTTTGTGGGACTTGCAGACTCCCTTCTAAGTAGGAATTCTCTAACACTCTAAATATACAAAAAGATTGAGAACTGATGATTTCTTTTGTCTTGAGCAGAGCAATGGAATAATTCTTCACAGTGTGATCTAGAAAAATTGGTCCTTGACACTCTGAGTGACTTGTCTTTTGCCTTCAGTTTTCATACTGAAAATGCTGTGGTTAACATCAGGCTTGCTTTTCTTGGCTGTCAAATAGGTTGTGTATGAACCATCATTAACTTATTCTTCATTATTGTGCTGCTTAATTGTACTACTATTTCACACAGAATGTGGTTATGGAAAGTATAAAGTGAACTCAAGGAAGATATCCCAGGAAACTTGAAGGACTCTGGGTAGAAGTATTAGAGATGAGCAAAATTGTTTaagtagcttttaaaataattgtaacTTCACGGTTTAAAAACTGGGGGCTTTGCTGGAGCAAACTTACCATTACTCTTGGTTTCTTGTAGGACTTGGCTGATGAACTCGCCCTTGTTGATGTTGTGGAGGACAAGCTCAGAGGAGAGATGCTGGATCTCCAGCATGGCAGCCTCTTCCTTAAAACTCCAAAGATTGTCTCTGGCAAAGGCAAGTAGTTGGCTCTCATTATTTCTAAATGGGGACAGCCACTTCAACTCTCACACTGGACATGGATATAGTACTCagctgacattttaaaatatacctTCTTATGGCAAGTCCagctaggattttttttccaggattcaCTACTCAGTACAGAAAGATAAATTCCTCAAGTACTTGTGCACCTTAGAGAACTTTATTTCATGACCAGTTAACCCCTGAACTCATTACTGCTTACTTCTGATAACTTTTAGTGGCAGCCTTGAGTAGGGCAAAGGCTTAACCGCTCGTACCTTGATTACACTTCCTACAGGTAGCAGGTTATGAGGGCAGagccttcttcctcttctgcacAGCACTTAACCCTGAAAGCAATCCCAACAGCTATCCCTAGCCCAGTTTGTGGCTGAGAAGCTTGGAGTatcactgcctgcagctgcatGTTACAGTATCACCATGCCTCAGTGTTATCACAATGTTTTCACAATGAGCCACAGTCTTCAaatgaaattcctttttctatAGAGGCAAAGTCTAGGGTAACAGTTACCAGGGAATTGCTGCACCCTCAAACGCGAGAAGTTGAGATCTCAGTGCAGAGATGAAGTGAGAGCTCCTGTTCTGAACCATGTGTAGGAGGAGGAGGTCATGTTTGACACAGCCTTTTGTCTGCAGATTACAGTGTGACTGCACACTCCAAGCTGGTCATCGTCACTGCTGGTGCCCGGCAGCAAGAAGGAGAGAGCCGCCTTAACTTGGTCCAGCGCAACGTGAATATCTTCAAATTCATCATTCCCAACGTCGTTAAATACAGTCCTGACTGCAAGCTGCTTATTGTCTCAAACCCAGGTTTGCCTTGTGTTGCCATAAGAGGATTTGGCTTAGAGAATAGTGTTTCTTCAGTAAGGTGGCATTAGAGCACAGGCTGTTAGAAAATACTTGTGCtagggaagagaaggctccaaggAGACCTTGGAGAACCTTCCAGTATCTTAAGGGGCCTGAAAGAGATGtggactttttacaagggcacGTAGTGATAGGACATGGGGTAATTGCTTTAACTGAAAGGGGCAGATCTATGTTAgctataaggaagaaattctttatcATGaaggtggtgagacactggagaAGGTGACCCAGGGAAGTTCTgaatgccccattcctggaagtaGTCACAGCCAgattggatggagctttgagcaacctggtctagtggaaagtgtccctgcccatgacaggggcttggaattaaatgatctttaagttccctttcaacccaaaccattctatggtaTCTGTATACCAAAAAATGTCATGTTCTCTCTCGAGGCTCAGCAGTTTGGTCTTCTGATAATAAACTTGGGTTTTCAGACTGAGTGATCTTGAGCATACTAAGGGTCACTGATAATTGCATGCACAGCataaaggcagagctgagggactGTTCGAAACAGTCATGATGTTACATTAAATAATCATTCTGTTAGCCCACTGCAGTGCCTGGCCATGGGCGCTGCTTTGTGCTCCGTTCCATGTAACTAGCATGCAGGTAAAACGCTTACAGAGGAATGGAAGGTACCATCCTCATTATCAATCTGCTCATGAGTGCCACTTGTGCCCCTGTTCTCACAGTGGATATTCTGACCTATGTGGCCTGGAAGATCAGTGGCTTCCCCAAGCACCGTGTTATTGGTAGCGGCTGCAATCTGGACTCTGCCCGTTTCCGCCACCTCATGGGAGAAAGGCTGGGCATCCACCCCCTGAGCTGCCACGGATGGATCGTTGGAGAGCACGGAGATTCCAGTGGTAAGGGTGGAATCTGTTACACAGAACTCCCTGGCTTTGTCTGCCAGAACACCTTGGAAAGCTACAGCAAAACGTTGCTCCAAAACCTTTGCACTGCAGCACCTTAAAGTGCAAGTTCTGATTTAAGTCTTCTGCTGCACAGAGTAACCCTAGATGATCTATATTTGATCTGAATGACTGTGCTTGGAAAAAGTCATTACTGTAACCTGAGCTGGCTAAACATTTCTAGGCTAAATTGTTcactcccaaaaaaacccaaactgaagCACAAGAGGATAAAGTTCTCTGCAAGGGCCTCTCAAAGATCTGCACCAGAACTACTGGCAGTCACTCAGCTGCCATTCCTGGCATCTCTAAATGACTGTGTATAGGAATTGCAGAGGCAAATCGAGGACAGAAGAAAGcactttttccttatttaacCTGTACTTTTCCAAGCAGCACCAGAGCAGTACTGTCTGCTTCCTGACACCCACCAGAACGCACTTGGAATCAGTTCTTACTTAGAGAAAACTTTGCAAAATACAGTGTCTGTCATTTTAGTTCATGTTGCTCAGGTATTTCACATTAACAAAGGTGTGCTCAGACTTTGTGACACCGTGTATAAATGTTGATGTGCTCCTAGTTCTCAGCCTGCAATTTAGATTGGCCTTACAGGCCATACTATATTTAAGGCCATAGCTAAATCAAAAGTGATGTGCTGCAGATGAATGCAGTTAGATCATATGTTAACAGTTAATTTGAGAAGGATGGAGTATTGTGAGATAATTAATCTATTGCATCTCTCAGTGCCTGTCTGGAGTGGAGTGAATGTTGCTGGCGTCTCTCTGAAGGCTCTTCATCCAGACTTGGGAACTGATGCAGACAAGGAGCACTGGAAGGAGGTCCACAAGCAGGTCGTGGACAGGTAAATACTGGCTTGGCTTTTTTATGAACTTCAATACAAGAACAAATCATGAAGAGCTGaaaaatctctgctctgcagtacCCAGATCTAGAATACCTCAGTAGCCCCAAATGTCAGGATGCAGACGTATTGGAACATGAAATAGTATTTTAAGTGGCAGTTAAGTTTTCATGGTTAGTAAACTTTAAATTAGGGAAGAGCTTAAACTTCTATGCTTCCAGTATAATTGTGGGGACTAGTGTAAAATACAAATAGAGTTATTCACTGCTGAGTTCATTTTGGTCCTGCCAGAAAATCATTACAGCTTCTGATGCCTCCAAATTGATCCGTAGACCTCCTAAAGCCTGTCTTTAGCAGTTCAGTTGATGGTACTTGTTCTTTACTGAGTGTCTGTCTCTGCAGTGCCTATGAGGTGATCAAACTGAAGGGGTACACGTCCTGGGCTATTGGCCTTTCTGTGGGAGATCTAGCTGAAAGTATTATGAAGAATTTGAGAAGAGTGCACCCCATCTCTACCATTGTTAAGGTGAGCAGcccttttttcctaatttctgtCTTACTGAGAATTAAGTGTATCTGgatttctgaaaaacagtgaTCACTTTCTAGTTTAATTTCAACTAAATTTGGCTTGCTGATAGGATATTCTATGAAATATACAGAATTACATAAATTCCAGCCTAACAATCTTTATGTACTTTTCAGGGCTTGCATGGAATAAAAGAAGATGTCTTCCTAAGTGTTCCTTGTGTACTGGGCAGTAATGGCATCACTGATGTAGTCAAGATGATCCTAAAACCTGAGGAAGAGGACAAATTAAGGAAGAGTGCAGACACACTGTGGGCAATCCAGAAGGAACTACAGTTTTAAACCTGCCCAAGCAGTTTTTGGCTCTTAGCAGTTTAATGGGTTTAGTGGTTTGTCTTACGTTGCACTTTCCAAGTAAGTCAAATCTTTCAATGTATTATCTCAACtagaacacacaaaaaagctGAAGTCTGAACAATGGAGTTTCCTGAAGATAGCACtagaacacacaaaaaagctCAAGTCTGAACAATGGAGTTTCCTGAAGATAGCATTAGGAAACTAATCTAGGGTTTTCCCTGTTCACAGACACCCATGTTCTTAGCCAGAGCTAGATAACCTAGTCAGTCTTGTTCAGTGAAGTGGTATGACAGAAATCCAGCATTCAAAGCAGCACTGCCTAAAAACccctttgccttttcctcatcttgTTTCATGTTGGTTGAAAGGAGTAAGGAGTAAGTAATTGCTTCACAATGTGAAACCAAAGACATTTCTTGAAGTTAAAGGATTGTCAAGCCAATTGACCAACCTTCTCTGCCAGCTGAATAGcttaaatatttcactgttgATAGGTCCAAGTGTATTTTCCTAACACTGCTTTGGAATttttgtgggtattttttttaGAGAACCTTATTTTTGTGTACTATATCAGTCTAGTTGTAAGTTCTGTCTCCAGagcatgtttaaaaaatgttaaggTTTCTATGTGCAACAAGACAGTGACTGTCCAACTGTAGTACCAACTACAACACCAAATAAACCACAAACTGTTATTTCTGTCTCCTCGTTTTTCTTAATATGGCTTTGTCTCCCACATGCAGTTCTACTTCCAGCCACCTAAATCAATTCTATTTTCCAAGTCACAGTAACTCAAACATCACGTGTGTAATAATGTTatgtgtgcagctgtgctggaggcttCAGGCAGTTATGTAGTTATGGGAGATCcatccaattttttttaacatgaactCCACCCTCTTCAGAGTTAGCAGTAACATGAAAAGCCTTAAGGCCAAGGCTCAGTCTTCAGCCATGCTGGTTATGGTGCTGAGACCAAGAACCTTTTGAGATTTCAGTTTTCACTGGTCAtaataaatatgaatttttcCAGTTTGGCACAACATCTTCCAAATCTCACAAGTAAAGTGAAAGCATGGTTAAGCTGACACTgcacatttgaaaagaaagcatgtCATACACAGTTCtgtagaggaagaaaatatgcaACAAGTTTTATTCAGCGTTAAGTCCACCAGCACAAAGATTACAGGAGATAGAAAGTGCATTAATAAAAGCTAGTCtttaccaaaaagaaaatatattattgaTTCAAAATATCTTACACTTGGATGATGTAATAACTTACTCTGGGCACCTACTGATTAAGAGAAAGATCAAGAGAACGGCTGCTTCACATGGAAATCTTAACTCCCCAGGTAAAGTCTGGGAAATTAGTagagatcactgagtccagcaGTCTTCCTTGCTTTCTGCATCAATGCCCTCAGCTGGAACTGCTTGCGAGACAGGAGACGTacatgctgcagaaagaaaagcaacagctgGCTATGGGTAAAGTTCTGATAAAAACTTAATATTCAAAGCATGGCACATTCTGTGACCCAAGTGGGATGTCAGTTTTTTGGAAACACTACATTTATTGGCATTTTCTTGGCTTAAAATGACTGGCAGGTGGCTACCAAGTGCAATCACTACAGTCtattttttgttattctaaATTGTTAACAAATTCATtcaattataataattattaattattaactCCACAAATATTCTTATCAAAGTAGTAAGATGCACTCCATAAGGTGGAATCAGACTAATGCACTTCCTATGGGGCAGAGAATGGTTCTTCTAACAGTAGATAAACAGAACTAGCAAGGTCTACACAGGAAGGAAACAATATGGCTTTGTATCtataatgcttttaaaattggtcttcaaattctgaaattactttctAAAACTTATGCTCGAATGTATAAATATTCCTGTTCCTACAGGATCCTCTTCTGTGAAGAGATCATGAACATTACCAAAgtaaacacatttaaaatgcacatcTTAAAAACCTCTCAAGAAACCTACCTTTAAAAAGACATCTAAATCTATCACTCCACGTCTCAATGCTTCCCCAAGGTAGAAGATGGTGTCTTCAattgcattttcctctgcatATAAGTTCAGGATCTGCTTGTAAAGTGGTGCTGTAGGAATTATAACTTCATCTATGTCATTATTTTCTGACTGactttccattttctctaaGGCAGAACTAAGCTCCTCATCCTTCTTTTTGAGAAGTTCAATATTCTTGTCAACTTCAGCCTAGAAACAATTAAGATGTTTGTTTATCCTCTTGTGATACAATTGTCTAGATGAAAGATTTTTAGATATACCAGTTCATTCTGTACCTTCTTTGTTTATCTCTATTATGatttttacaaaagaaagaGCTATCAATCTGTAGATTTcagattcttttaaaaaggaacatCTCCTTTAGATAATGTCAATCCATTACCCATTCATAACTGTAGAGAAGGCATGCTAACATTCCAAGTATTTCCATGTTGcgacattaggaaaaataacaatttaaacTAGCTGAAGACAgtaaaagcaaagccaaaacatttattttctttagaatgCGGTATCCCCAGTTCTCTAGTccaattaataattttaatcatttttttAAACCGCATCTGAACAGAGCTGGTTTCAGAAACTGTTCATCAATCCCAAAATCTTACTCCCAAGCAGCAGTGCAAGGAGCAGATGGACTAAGCAGAAGATGCCTTAAtgaaaaactgcaggaatttcTGGGCATACTGTGAGTAGGAGAGActtctgggaaaggagaagtTATACAAGGAAGCTGTGACCAAAATCAGCGTTCTCTGCACTAAGACACTGAAATGaccttcagtgctgctgctacACGTTATTATGAAGAAACTGAGatgtaaatatgaaataatCTTGCATCACTAACATCTTTCACAGGAAGAATGtggaaaaatgaaactgttCCTCTAGTAGTGAGCAATGACATTTATAAGATACACACAGGACACTGCATCTCATGGTCACTGCTATGTCTGACTAGCTTCAGTCTGAGCACAAGTCCCCAGCTgtgaaggagaagcagcacaatGCGCCGGAAGCTTTGTTACTTCTATCATGCTTAATGATTAATGAACCACAAGCTTCTGTTCACTACTAGGAATACTCAGGTGGGGAGCAGTGGCTCCTCTCACTTACCACCTCCTGATCCAGGCGAGTCACCATCTCCTCCAGTTTCTGGTGCCCTTTCTTCAGGTCCTCCTCTGTGCGTTTCAGGGCGTTGAGCTCGGCCTGAGCGCGATCCATCTCCTCCTTCATGCGCCACCTCAGCTTGTCGCTGACCGCCGAGATGAGGGACGCACGGATGGTGTCCTCGCTGATggtgccatccctgctgggcCCTGCACAAGCAGGTTGCACAAGCATCAGATTAGTGCTTAAAggctgcactgcctgcagtgTAAAGCCAGCTGGAATAGCAAGTGGCCAAGTTGCTCTCTGTACTTCAGCAATGTGAGACAGTAAAATAAGCTGCTTTCCATAATAATTTCCAGAAGCAGCAAGGAGACCACAGGAGATAACACACATCAGGGTGGACACAAGTAAATTTAAGAGTATGCATCCGTTCATTCACTTCATTATTCCCACATCCACActcttttttactttaaaaatgggGTGGCCATTTCTTCTGAAGTCCATAAATGTTACTAGTCTGAGACCTTTTAAAGAAGAACAAGAGTTAATGGCTGGATGTATTCAACCACAATTAGTGTAACAGCTGGCTTGAGACAATGAATTTACCTACTACAGGTATTAGttcggggtttttttctgattgtgggtttgtttttttttccagaattcccTGGCCTGGTAAGGATGTAACAGCTGGCTTGAGACAATGAATTTATCTACTACAGGTATTAGTTCGGGGTTTTTTTCCGattgtgggtttggttttttttccagaattcccTGGCCTGGTAAGGAAAATTTTAAACTAGGAAAGACAAAGGGAGAGTTACAGAGACCACCCATGCAGCTCAAGTGGGGATGCTTCCAGGAAGGGCATGCAGCCCAGGTTCTCATGGGGTACCTCCTTGACACCTGCTGGAGGGACAAcacaggcaggaacaggagaTTCCTGGAAAGCACTGACAATGACTTTGATACAGATGCAGCCAACAAGGAAAGATGTGCTGCTGGACCTTGTAAAACTTAGAAGGAACATCTGGTTGGAGATGTGAGAGTTGTGGCAGCCTTGGCTGTAGTGACCATGAGATCATGGAGTTCTGCATCCCACACATAGAAAGCAGGGCAATGAATAAGATTGCAAGCCTGGACTTTATGAGAGCTGACTTTGGCCTCTTCACAGACCTTCTTGGAAAAATTCCATGGGAATTTACCATAGAGGGAAGAGGGGTCCAAGAGAGCAGTGAATATTCAAGGATCCTCCAGGCTCAAGAACAGTGCATCCCTATGGGCAAGTGAGCAGAAGGGACAGGAGACCTGAATATGCTTCTCTAAATCAGCCTTTCAAGGATAATTTCAAGAGTCTCTCACTAACACACTTTTAAATAGAAAGGTAAGTACTTTGTGTCTGTCACAAAAGTGCAATGTGTCTCCAGACCAGGAAACTCTGAGTGCTCTAGCAAACGTGAAGTGGCTACTGGTGATATTTATCACAAACCACTTCAATTATTCAGTGGGAATAATTGGAGGGCCACAGTTACCCCAGACTTTTGCCTCCTTCTAGATCAGTGAAATTTCAACTGGACTGTAACAACAAAGCAAGAATTACAGCAGCTTTTGTGCCTAAACTTCACAACTGCTATGAATGAAACACAGAGATTTGAATCTCTataactgcaaagaaaataagcaagaaaaattTTTACCAGAGTATTTTTTTATCCAGAGACACAGCTATCAAAACCTTGAAGCTGTTATAGCATTATGCACATCGCATTTTCCAGTGCcctagattttaaaaaacaacaaaatgaaaaaaatactcatCACTCCTCACGTGAATCTTGTGTAAttgaagacttttttctttgacTTCTGCTATTAAAACAAGACTGCATACATTTGTATCTCTTCCCTATGTTTTTTACTCTGTTCCTGTCCACAAAACCTCCACCAAGTCATACAGGTAGAAAAATAAAGCTATGCACATGAATGACTGGAACTAGGAGAAGAAGTGTATCATGCTTACTAATCCACTAAAACCTtctaaagcagagaaaacataaattttGATCATTACTAATGTGACCACTTTGCATACATGTAAGTTGCACAAGAACATATgctatttttctaaaaaataagcaaattaccactgaaaaataaagagattgAATTATTGAATTATTTACTGGACTGTAAAAAACACtcaataaaacaaacacaaagtcAGAATCAGCCAGAATCAGTATCAGTATAACTTATGCttactttcttttcccctgaCATCCCTCACTTTTGGAGT containing:
- the LOC101822186 gene encoding L-lactate dehydrogenase A chain — its product is MSLKDQLIHTLHKQESHAENKISVVGVGAVGMACAISILMKDLADELALVDVVEDKLRGEMLDLQHGSLFLKTPKIVSGKDYSVTAHSKLVIVTAGARQQEGESRLNLVQRNVNIFKFIIPNVVKYSPDCKLLIVSNPVDILTYVAWKISGFPKHRVIGSGCNLDSARFRHLMGERLGIHPLSCHGWIVGEHGDSSVPVWSGVNVAGVSLKALHPDLGTDADKEHWKEVHKQVVDSAYEVIKLKGYTSWAIGLSVGDLAESIMKNLRRVHPISTIVKGLHGIKEDVFLSVPCVLGSNGITDVVKMILKPEEEDKLRKSADTLWAIQKELQF